One region of Diabrotica undecimpunctata isolate CICGRU chromosome 6, icDiaUnde3, whole genome shotgun sequence genomic DNA includes:
- the lili gene encoding protein Lilipod, whose amino-acid sequence MEEYEDEPDINEQIFHNNVREQIIFLLLFIILYVSSFALLCRFKRRGKEDYFSTDEDEVTVYRISTWLCSFSLAVSILAVLLLPISIVSNEVLVNYPNSYYIKWLNSSLIQGLWNYVFLFSNLSLFIALPFAYLFTESEGFFGHRKGLTARVYETFIVLSLLALVVLGMTYVISALIDKDKSSIQTILSLWTYYLPFLYSCISFFGVLMLLVCTPLGFVRLFDVVGQFLVKPQFLRDLNEEYFSCALEEECLRRRFKQAQKTGKSYVDPAPMSIGLEGPIKDADYHLPENLLRLRNGELQFGLAKRLSEIEKRRQILDKQRHTSSFRRNVVYPIAMLLLLSLTVIAVLLVVQNTLSLLIGIKALPISSKQFTLGVSSLSKLGLFGASLEIVLIVYLIVTSSIGLYTAPCMKRIRPKPRSTPFSIVIGNCALLVIISSALPLLSKILGITNFDLLGDFGSIEWLGNFKIVLLYNILFATASTLCVVNKFTAKVRRELYNRFLTFLDIKTEVNTVSVPNTPRSSIHKYE is encoded by the exons ATATTCCTCCTGCTCTTCATCATCTTATACGTATCCAGTTTCGCCTTGCTTTGCAGATTCAAACGTCGAGGCAAAGAAGACTACTTCAGTACCGACGAAGATGAAGTCACCGTATATAGGATCAGCACGTGGCTATGTTCTTTCTCTTTGGCGGTTTCTATATTGGCAGTACTACTGCTGCCCATATCGATCGTCTCCAACGAGGTGCTGGTCAACTATCCCAACAGCTATTACATAAAGTGGCTGAATTCGTCGCTTATACAag GTTTATGGAATTACGTGTTCCTGTTCTCTAATCTCTCTTTATTTATCGCCCTCCCTTTTGCCTACCTGTTCACCGAATCTGAAGGATTCTTCGGTCATCGTAAAGGACTGACGGCACGAGTGTACGAAACGTTCATCGTACTGAGTCTACTCGCACTCGTAGTCTTGGGCATGACCTATGTGATATCTGCACTTATCGATAAGGATAAATCTAGTATACAAACAATCTTAA gcCTTTGGACTTATTACCTGCCATTTTTATATTCCTGCATATCATTTTTTGGGGTCTTGATGCTTttag TATGTACCCCGTTAGGATTCGTAAGACTTTTCGACGTAGTCGGCCAGTTTCTCGTCAAACCCCAGTTTCTTCGCGATCTCAACGAAGAATATTTCTCGTGCGCCTTAGAAGAAGAGTGTCTTCGCAGACGCTTCAAACAAGCTCAAAAAACCGGTAAGTCCTACGTGGATCCGGCGCCCATGTCCATCGGCTTAGAAGGGCCTATCAAAGACGCCGACTACCATTTGCCTGAAAATTTGTTGAGATTGAGAAACGGAGAGTTGCAGTTTGGACTCGCTAAAAGACTGAGTGAAATCGAGAAGAGGAGACAAATTTTAG ATAAACAGAGACACACTTCTTCTTTTCGAAGAAACGTCGTTTATCCAATAGCTATGCTACTTCTTCTCAGTTTAACGGTGATAGCTGTGCTACTAGTAGTACAAAACACATTATCGCTGCTTATAGGCATTAAAGCTTTACCAATCAGCTCGAAG CAATTTACTCTAGGAGTAAGTTCCTTATCGAAGCTGGGACTGTTCGGAGCCTCATTAGAAATAGTATTGATCGTTTACCTAATCGTCACTTCGTCCATCGGGCTGTACACTGCGCCGTGCATGAAGAGAATAAGACCAAAGCCTAGGAGTACCCCGTTTAGCATCGTGATAGGCAACTGCGCCCTACTAGTTATTATCAGTTCAGCTTTACCATTGTTATCGAAAATATTAG GTATAACAAATTTCGATCTTCTGGGCGACTTCGGAAGCATCGAGTGGCTAGGCAACTTCAAGATAGTCCTCTTGTATAACATCCTCTTCGCCACAGCGTCTACACTCTGTGTCGTCAACAAGTTCACAGCCAAAGTCCGTCGAGAGCTCTACAACCG